In a genomic window of Pelotomaculum thermopropionicum SI:
- a CDS encoding MoxR-like ATPase, which yields MPVEPSANFPFNNEVFVETPYLANLTERVMMYLKSGFPVHLSGPSGTGKTSLALNIARKLGRPVTLIHGNEDFMITDLVGGNVGYRRKKVIDNFIHNVYSVTESLQQQWLDGRITTACRNGHTLIYDEFTRSRPEVNNILLSILEERTLSLPGFGDGGEDLKVHPEFKAVFTSNPEEYAGIYKAQIALSDRLITIGLENFDIETETAITSAKSGLDAARAEKIVRLVRAFRDSCGQPVVASIRTSIKIARVVSVNGLPMGKDEPAFRQVCADVLHSLVPGPARHGQEKLAGLIGEIIAGIFN from the coding sequence ATGCCTGTCGAACCGTCAGCGAACTTCCCTTTCAATAACGAAGTGTTCGTCGAAACGCCCTACCTTGCGAACCTGACAGAACGGGTGATGATGTACCTCAAGTCGGGGTTCCCCGTACACCTGAGCGGCCCCTCGGGCACCGGCAAGACTTCCCTGGCCCTGAACATAGCCCGCAAACTGGGCCGCCCGGTCACCCTGATCCACGGCAACGAGGACTTCATGATCACAGACCTGGTGGGCGGTAACGTGGGCTACCGGCGCAAGAAGGTCATCGACAATTTCATTCACAACGTTTATTCAGTCACCGAAAGCCTGCAGCAGCAATGGCTGGACGGCCGGATAACCACCGCCTGCCGCAACGGTCACACCCTGATTTACGACGAATTCACCCGGTCCAGGCCCGAAGTGAACAACATCCTGCTTTCCATCCTGGAAGAAAGGACGCTTAGCCTGCCCGGCTTCGGGGACGGAGGGGAGGACCTGAAGGTCCACCCCGAGTTTAAGGCCGTTTTTACCAGCAACCCGGAAGAATACGCCGGCATATACAAAGCTCAGATTGCCCTTTCCGACAGGCTGATCACCATCGGCCTGGAAAACTTCGACATCGAGACGGAGACCGCCATAACTTCGGCAAAATCCGGCCTGGACGCCGCCAGGGCGGAGAAAATAGTCCGCCTTGTGAGGGCGTTCAGGGATTCGTGCGGGCAGCCGGTCGTCGCCTCGATCCGCACCAGCATAAAAATCGCCAGGGTGGTTTCGGTCAACGGCCTGCCCATGGGCAAAGACGAGCCGGCGTTCAGGCAGGTGTGCGCCGACGTCCTGCACTCCCTGGTGCCCGGGCCCGCCCGGCACGGCCAGGAGAAACTGGCCGGCCTGATCGGCGAGATCATCGCCGGCATTTTCAACTAA
- a CDS encoding hypothetical membrane protein (containing Gas vesicle protein) codes for MRHSIEASSLAEVIDRILDKGIVIDLWARVSLVGIELLAIEARIVIAGVETWLKYAEAVGLTKHIPVAA; via the coding sequence GTGAGGCACAGCATTGAAGCTTCCAGCCTGGCAGAAGTCATCGACCGCATTCTCGACAAGGGTATTGTCATCGATCTCTGGGCCCGGGTCTCGCTGGTCGGTATCGAGCTTCTGGCCATCGAAGCCAGGATCGTCATTGCCGGCGTGGAAACCTGGCTGAAGTATGCGGAGGCAGTCGGTCTGACCAAACATATCCCTGTGGCCGCTTAA
- a CDS encoding hypothetical membrane protein yields MPEDLPLKIKTFSARHRQYIVCVLKEIIEYYGSLLLGCAVFGSYARGDNRKNSDLDLLIILKKAPGLSLRIKEFVERIEMKYEHLAQEIYEKDDILCELSPYILSRDEALRLQPLYYDLVQHHLVVYDPEGLIARIINSTAGIMLRSGARKARCGNTWEWYNEKACFMGGEEL; encoded by the coding sequence ATGCCGGAAGACCTTCCTTTGAAAATAAAAACTTTTTCTGCGCGCCACAGGCAGTACATTGTCTGCGTGCTTAAAGAGATTATTGAATATTACGGCAGCTTGCTGCTCGGGTGCGCTGTTTTCGGCTCCTACGCCCGCGGCGACAACCGTAAGAATTCAGACCTGGACCTGTTGATCATCCTGAAAAAAGCTCCCGGCTTAAGCCTCAGGATAAAGGAGTTTGTGGAGCGTATAGAAATGAAGTACGAGCACCTGGCCCAGGAGATTTACGAAAAAGATGATATTCTATGCGAGCTTTCCCCCTATATTTTGAGCAGGGACGAGGCGCTGAGGCTGCAGCCGCTGTATTACGACCTGGTCCAGCACCATCTTGTTGTTTACGATCCGGAGGGGTTAATTGCGCGCATCATCAATTCTACCGCCGGAATAATGCTGCGGTCTGGAGCACGCAAGGCCCGGTGCGGCAACACCTGGGAATGGTATAATGAAAAAGCGTGTTTTATGGGGGGGGAAGAACTGTGA
- a CDS encoding uncharacterized conserved protein (related to C-terminal domain of eukaryotic chaperone, SACSIN): MKIDELAASYLKKAQVRFKALHFYKENEAYSDVVREAQELVELLLKAVLRTVGVEVPKVHDVGRTLEKHCDSLPPAIAGSLNEIKKISKRLRKERELSFYGAEDFIPTEEYGLDDAETAIKDAEFVLKKVQEAFMK; the protein is encoded by the coding sequence GTGAAAATTGATGAGCTGGCGGCGTCTTATTTGAAAAAGGCTCAGGTTCGCTTTAAAGCGCTGCATTTTTATAAGGAAAATGAGGCATATTCTGACGTGGTAAGAGAAGCGCAGGAACTGGTTGAGCTTTTGCTGAAGGCGGTACTGCGGACGGTTGGGGTGGAGGTGCCGAAGGTGCACGATGTGGGCCGTACTTTGGAGAAGCACTGCGACAGTCTGCCGCCTGCAATTGCAGGTTCATTGAATGAAATTAAAAAGATTTCCAAGAGGCTGCGTAAAGAGCGGGAGCTTAGTTTTTACGGCGCGGAGGATTTTATTCCCACCGAGGAATACGGCTTGGATGATGCGGAAACGGCCATAAAGGATGCTGAGTTCGTATTAAAAAAAGTTCAGGAGGCTTTTATGAAGTAA
- the AmiC gene encoding N-acetylmuramoyl-L-alanine amidase: protein MLKLVLDPGHGGIDAGAVGNGIKEKDLNLELCRRIAGKLEGYDVEVTLTRTADADVDVYRRCELANSLKADYFCSVHANSGGGTGFESYVYTHAGEITESLRGVVHEKVAAYFKSAGFPDRGKKRANFVVLRETGMPAVLLENLFLDSPRDAVRLKDSSFLDGLAAAVAGGLVAALGIPVKEQAPPPLPWDPAAEIARLKADGLINSDHRPEDPVMWGELATVLNRIISFRRP, encoded by the coding sequence ATGCTAAAACTGGTGCTTGACCCGGGCCACGGGGGAATTGATGCCGGAGCCGTCGGAAACGGCATAAAAGAAAAGGATCTGAACCTTGAGCTTTGCAGGCGGATAGCAGGTAAGCTGGAGGGTTATGATGTGGAAGTAACCCTGACCAGGACCGCCGACGCGGACGTGGATGTTTACCGCCGCTGCGAGCTCGCCAACAGCCTTAAGGCCGACTATTTCTGCTCCGTTCACGCCAATTCCGGCGGCGGAACCGGCTTTGAGAGCTACGTATACACTCACGCCGGGGAGATAACCGAAAGCCTGCGCGGCGTTGTGCACGAAAAAGTGGCCGCTTACTTCAAAAGCGCCGGCTTTCCGGACAGGGGCAAAAAGCGGGCCAACTTTGTCGTCCTGCGGGAAACCGGCATGCCGGCCGTCCTGCTGGAGAACCTTTTCCTGGACAGCCCGAGGGACGCTGTCAGGCTTAAAGACTCCTCTTTTCTGGACGGGCTGGCCGCCGCCGTAGCGGGCGGGCTGGTGGCCGCCCTGGGAATACCCGTGAAAGAGCAGGCGCCGCCGCCCCTGCCGTGGGATCCTGCCGCGGAAATAGCCAGGCTGAAGGCGGACGGCCTGATCAACAGCGACCACCGGCCGGAGGACCCGGTTATGTGGGGGGAACTGGCAACCGTGCTCAACCGCATAATATCATTTCGCCGGCCTTAA
- the ArsR gene encoding predicted transcriptional regulator, whose amino-acid sequence MSDPVRYKILMMLARSEDGCCPVPGEAGSRPGLCNCELMARLDMIQSRVSYHMKELAKAGLVIEQPRGRWKFYSLNVCALKSYIEDLTRDFGL is encoded by the coding sequence TTGAGCGACCCGGTGCGCTATAAAATTTTGATGATGCTGGCCCGGAGCGAGGACGGGTGCTGCCCCGTGCCCGGGGAGGCAGGTTCGCGGCCGGGCCTCTGCAATTGTGAGCTGATGGCCAGGCTGGACATGATCCAGTCCCGGGTGTCCTACCACATGAAGGAACTGGCCAAAGCCGGCCTGGTTATCGAGCAGCCGCGGGGCAGGTGGAAATTTTATTCCCTAAACGTCTGCGCCTTAAAGAGTTACATCGAGGACCTGACCCGCGATTTCGGCCTTTAA
- a CDS encoding predicted methyltransferase, whose product MEDIREFVRKKYAVAVAGKTGCCGDAGGDCCGGVTAGATCNGAVTEDLYSPDELAWLPEEAAAAAFGCGNPSALAELREGEVVLDLGSGAGLDVLLSARRVGPRGKVYGLDMTDEMLAAARANQARAGIENVEFLKGYLEEIPLPDNAVDVIISNCVINLTADKDRVLREAFRVLKPGGRLAVSDIVVRRPLPRKVQQSLAAWAGCVAGALQEQEYREKLAAAGFVDIGVEITRVYDTKSRAAAALLPGLTDEERRQTGGALASAFVRAKKPC is encoded by the coding sequence ATGGAAGATATCAGGGAATTCGTCCGCAAAAAGTACGCCGTTGCCGTTGCCGGAAAGACCGGCTGCTGCGGGGACGCAGGCGGGGACTGCTGCGGCGGCGTTACGGCCGGCGCAACCTGCAACGGGGCCGTTACGGAAGACCTGTACTCGCCGGATGAGCTGGCCTGGTTGCCGGAAGAGGCGGCCGCAGCCGCTTTCGGCTGCGGCAACCCGTCCGCCCTGGCGGAGTTGCGCGAGGGGGAGGTGGTGCTCGACCTGGGCAGCGGGGCCGGCCTGGACGTGCTGCTTTCCGCCCGGCGGGTGGGCCCGCGGGGGAAGGTGTACGGCCTGGACATGACCGACGAGATGCTGGCCGCGGCCAGGGCCAACCAGGCCAGGGCCGGCATAGAGAACGTAGAGTTTTTGAAGGGGTACCTGGAGGAGATACCGCTGCCGGACAACGCCGTTGACGTTATCATTTCCAACTGCGTCATCAACCTGACCGCCGACAAGGACCGGGTGCTGCGGGAGGCTTTCCGGGTTCTGAAGCCGGGCGGCCGCCTGGCGGTGTCGGACATAGTGGTCAGGCGGCCCCTGCCCCGCAAGGTGCAGCAGAGCCTGGCCGCCTGGGCGGGCTGTGTGGCCGGGGCCCTGCAGGAGCAGGAGTACAGGGAGAAACTGGCCGCAGCAGGCTTTGTCGATATCGGGGTGGAAATAACCAGGGTGTACGATACCAAAAGCCGGGCGGCGGCAGCCCTTCTTCCCGGCCTTACGGACGAAGAGCGGCGGCAGACCGGTGGGGCGCTGGCAAGCGCCTTTGTCCGGGCGAAAAAGCCTTGCTGA
- the GalE gene encoding UDP-glucose 4-epimerase — protein MNVLVSGGAGYIGSHTVRELIKRNHFVVVLDNLTKWHRAAVQGAELVAGDTADRELLRGLFRKYGIEAVMHFAASSLVGESVRRPSEYYYNNVVKGLSLMDAMVEAGVRFLIFSSTAAVYGEPREVPITEAHPANPTNPYGATKLAVEGAMRWYGEAYGLRYASLRYFNAAGADPAGDIGEDHDPETHLIPLVLKTALGLLPRLEVYGTDYPTPDGTCIRDYIHVSDLAEAHVLALEALAAGAPSAVYNLGNGSGYSVLEVVRAAEEVTGRPIPVHYGPRRAGDPSVLVAGSEKIKADLGWRPRFTSLGDIIGTAWRWHLGHPGGFEK, from the coding sequence ATGAATGTTCTGGTCAGCGGAGGAGCGGGCTACATCGGCAGCCACACGGTGCGCGAACTGATCAAGAGAAACCACTTTGTGGTGGTGCTGGACAACCTTACCAAATGGCACAGGGCGGCGGTGCAGGGTGCCGAACTGGTGGCGGGGGATACCGCTGACCGGGAGCTTTTAAGGGGCCTGTTCAGGAAGTACGGCATTGAGGCGGTCATGCACTTTGCGGCCAGCAGCCTGGTGGGCGAGTCGGTCCGCCGCCCGTCTGAGTACTATTACAACAACGTGGTTAAAGGGCTTTCCCTGATGGACGCCATGGTGGAGGCGGGCGTGCGCTTTCTGATCTTTTCTTCAACTGCGGCGGTGTACGGGGAGCCGCGGGAGGTGCCCATTACCGAGGCTCACCCGGCCAACCCCACCAACCCTTACGGGGCGACCAAACTGGCCGTGGAGGGAGCGATGCGCTGGTACGGGGAAGCCTACGGGCTGCGCTACGCCTCCCTGCGCTACTTTAACGCCGCCGGGGCCGACCCGGCGGGGGACATCGGCGAGGACCACGACCCGGAGACCCACCTGATCCCGCTGGTGCTGAAGACGGCCTTAGGCTTGCTGCCCCGCCTGGAGGTTTACGGGACCGACTACCCCACGCCTGACGGCACCTGCATAAGGGACTACATCCACGTCAGCGACCTGGCCGAAGCCCACGTGCTGGCCCTGGAAGCGCTGGCCGCAGGGGCTCCTTCTGCGGTGTACAACCTGGGCAACGGCAGCGGCTACTCGGTGCTCGAGGTGGTCAGGGCGGCGGAGGAGGTAACGGGCAGGCCCATACCCGTTCATTACGGGCCGCGGCGGGCGGGTGACCCTTCCGTTCTGGTGGCCGGATCGGAAAAGATTAAGGCCGATCTTGGCTGGCGGCCCCGCTTTACCAGCCTTGGCGACATTATCGGGACGGCCTGGCGCTGGCATCTGGGCCATCCCGGCGGATTCGAAAAATAA
- a CDS encoding hypothetical membrane protein → MRTFAIAGLILLAGLFACFPGAGGRAGGESRPITTLEGRREALVRQAGLEEKEKELVAELLAWDVKIDAARREQERLRQEIPAAERSLAGAEAGLAEARARLEEGRDRLGRWVNFLYRYGWVTYLEVVLGAASFGEFVERAQAVMIVIANQAKMLDEVRELTARLQEQVDACERARRELAEKGARLEASLNEMAAARAGREEFLAGLRRESAALAEKIVQAEVFWYRSLSSFNSLLSSLDVFPWRDLSPEKITVKGSKVQVEISENEINRVLLDNGGAGLNVQISPGLFAISGPASGGSPDFRIEGDFAAEDGKVRFRPAGVYLDGVPVSREVLAFVSSESRLALDPQVYLPGCRLSEVRAEAGRLVLLMALK, encoded by the coding sequence ATGAGGACTTTTGCAATTGCCGGCCTGATCCTTCTGGCCGGGCTGTTTGCCTGTTTTCCCGGCGCCGGGGGCCGTGCCGGCGGCGAAAGCCGGCCGATAACGACCCTGGAAGGGCGCAGGGAGGCCCTGGTGAGGCAGGCAGGCCTTGAGGAAAAGGAAAAAGAGCTGGTGGCCGAACTGCTGGCCTGGGATGTGAAAATAGATGCCGCCCGGCGCGAACAGGAGCGGCTGAGGCAGGAGATACCGGCCGCAGAGCGTTCCCTGGCCGGGGCGGAGGCCGGCCTGGCGGAAGCCCGCGCCCGCCTGGAGGAAGGCAGGGACAGGCTGGGCCGCTGGGTGAACTTTCTCTACCGCTACGGCTGGGTGACCTACCTGGAGGTCGTTCTGGGTGCGGCCAGCTTCGGCGAATTCGTGGAAAGGGCACAGGCGGTTATGATCGTCATCGCCAACCAGGCGAAAATGCTCGACGAGGTGCGCGAACTTACCGCCCGCCTGCAGGAGCAGGTTGACGCCTGCGAGAGGGCGCGGCGGGAGCTGGCGGAGAAAGGCGCCAGGCTGGAGGCCAGCCTGAACGAGATGGCGGCGGCCAGGGCCGGCAGGGAGGAGTTTCTGGCCGGCCTTAGGAGGGAGTCGGCCGCCCTCGCCGAAAAGATAGTCCAGGCCGAGGTTTTCTGGTACCGCTCCTTAAGTTCGTTTAACTCCCTTTTGTCCAGCCTGGATGTTTTTCCGTGGCGCGACCTGTCTCCGGAGAAAATTACCGTGAAGGGCAGTAAAGTGCAAGTTGAAATTAGCGAAAACGAGATAAACAGGGTGCTGTTGGATAACGGCGGCGCCGGCCTTAACGTGCAAATTTCACCCGGCCTCTTCGCCATTTCCGGCCCCGCCTCCGGCGGCAGCCCGGATTTCCGGATAGAAGGGGATTTTGCGGCGGAGGACGGAAAGGTGCGCTTCCGCCCGGCGGGCGTCTACCTGGATGGAGTGCCCGTGAGCCGGGAGGTGCTTGCCTTTGTGTCTTCGGAAAGCCGCCTGGCGCTTGACCCGCAGGTTTACCTGCCGGGATGCAGGCTGTCCGAAGTGCGGGCGGAGGCGGGCAGGCTGGTGCTGCTGATGGCCTTAAAATAA
- the PerM gene encoding predicted permease, translating into MREFYKKHWNAITNVALLAATLVIAAIAFKLVIPYFLPFLLGLILAVAIEPVVGLFQKLKMPRAAATGMAMLVTVGSLAAVAWLTVSKLIVELARFLANAPSHTSIMKDQSSLLMQRLQSYAEGFPPEFTHHLNKNAEMLTEMFSEKLSLLAREILGVITGLPNQLLLVVIALIAAFFFSKDLPILKKKMLSAIPREYHHKFEIMAGEIYHSSIGFIKAQAILSAITSLVILAGLIILKTEYVVAISLLGGLVSPIPVLGVGTIFIPWIIISLLEGKTFMAAGLIILFFAVVVIKHSIEPKVLGENMGIAPLSVLISLYVGYELFGAYGFILGPFVLITYNALQKVKAFAWLFREGSGGTAGPD; encoded by the coding sequence TTGAGAGAGTTTTATAAAAAGCACTGGAACGCCATAACCAACGTAGCCCTGTTGGCGGCCACCCTGGTAATCGCGGCAATTGCCTTCAAGCTGGTAATCCCTTACTTCCTCCCCTTTCTCCTGGGCTTGATCCTGGCCGTAGCAATAGAACCGGTGGTAGGCCTTTTCCAGAAGCTGAAAATGCCCCGGGCCGCCGCCACGGGTATGGCCATGCTGGTAACCGTTGGTTCCCTGGCGGCAGTGGCCTGGCTCACCGTATCAAAACTAATAGTGGAACTGGCCAGATTCCTGGCCAATGCCCCCTCTCACACCAGCATTATGAAAGACCAGTCCTCGCTGCTAATGCAAAGGCTGCAGTCCTACGCCGAGGGCTTTCCGCCGGAATTTACCCATCACCTGAATAAGAACGCCGAAATGCTTACCGAAATGTTCTCCGAAAAGCTTTCCCTGCTGGCCAGGGAAATACTGGGGGTAATTACCGGCCTGCCCAACCAGCTTCTGCTGGTTGTAATTGCGCTGATCGCAGCTTTCTTTTTCAGCAAGGACCTGCCCATACTGAAAAAAAAGATGCTATCCGCCATACCCCGGGAGTATCACCACAAGTTTGAAATAATGGCCGGCGAAATATACCATTCTTCTATAGGCTTTATCAAAGCCCAGGCCATCCTGTCCGCCATCACCAGCCTGGTAATTCTGGCCGGCCTGATCATCCTCAAAACCGAATACGTGGTTGCCATTTCCCTGCTGGGCGGTCTGGTCAGCCCCATTCCGGTGCTGGGAGTGGGAACCATCTTCATCCCCTGGATTATTATCAGCCTGCTGGAGGGAAAAACTTTCATGGCGGCCGGCCTGATCATCCTTTTTTTTGCAGTGGTGGTCATCAAGCACTCCATTGAGCCAAAGGTGCTCGGCGAGAATATGGGCATTGCCCCTTTAAGCGTCCTGATTTCCCTTTACGTCGGCTATGAGCTCTTCGGGGCTTACGGCTTCATTCTCGGGCCGTTTGTTTTAATTACTTACAACGCCCTGCAAAAGGTAAAGGCCTTTGCCTGGCTCTTCCGGGAAGGCAGCGGCGGGACCGCGGGCCCGGACTAA